In Coccidioides posadasii str. Silveira chromosome 4, complete sequence, one genomic interval encodes:
- a CDS encoding uncharacterized protein (EggNog:ENOG410PMMY~COG:S~TransMembrane:7 (o28-48i55-78o90-110i131-155o167-192i218-238o258-280i)) — translation MVRDFADCTEVSPVCPVEATTYGYYPHLAANIIFAVFYGVTSLFQLGFGVYFKTWTFMIALAMGALLEMAGYIGRILMNDNPWASGPFKLQIVTIILGPTLVAAAIYLTLKHIVLFLGPENSRIPARLYTWIFITCDVCSLVLQAIGGGVAAAAGRNDQDKLEIGNRIIITGIAFQVATMSVCGFLGLDFFLRASRKGAFSDRGQLSEKQRHWKSFKIFCWAEILAYTTVLVRCIYRIPEMAGGWGNELMQNEKEFLILDGAMVAISVLALTIFHPGIWFPPMRTGYQKQV, via the exons ATGGTGAGGGATTTTGCCGATTGCACGGAGGTTAGCCCAGTCTGCCCCGTGGAAGCCACTACCTATGGTTACTACCCCCATCTTGCAGCAAATATCATCTTCGCTGTCTTCTATGGTGTCACTTCTCTCTTCCAGCTTGGATTCGGCGTCTACTTTAAAACATGGACCTTTATGATTGCGCTAGCGATGGGCGCGTTGTTGGAAATGGCCGGCTACATCGGACGAATACTCATGAACGATAACCCTTGGGCGTCTGGGCCATTCAAACTCCAAATTGTCACTATCATCTTGGGACCGACCTTGGTGGCTGCCGCCATCTATCTGACTCTCAAGCATATCGTTCTCTTCCTGGGCCCGGAGAACTCTCGGATACCTGCGCGACTTTACACTTGGATATTCATCACCTGCGACGTTTGCTCCCTCGTCTTGCAGGCTATTGGTGGAGGCGTTGCTGCCGCAGCTGGGCGGAATGATCAAGATAAGCTGGAGATTGGAAATCGTATCATAATTACAGGAATCGCCTTTCAAGTCGCGACGATGTCAGTCTGTGGATTTCTAGGTTTAGATTTTTTTCTCCGAGCCTCCAGGAAAGGGGCATTCTCGGATCGTGGGCAATTATCCGAAAAGCAACGCCATTGGAAGTCTTTTAAAATATTTTGCTGGGCGGAGATATTGGCATATACCACAGTCCTTGTCCGTTGCATCTATCG TATTCCGGAGATGGCTGGGGGATGGGGCAATGAACTTATGCAAAATGAGAAAGAATTTTTAATTTTAGATGGAGC AATGGTTGCGATTTCTGTTCTCGCCCTTACCATCTTCCATCCTGGAATATGGTTCCCTCCAATGAG
- a CDS encoding uncharacterized protein (EggNog:ENOG410PQGI~COG:K) produces the protein MHKFSTETYKSLSIEDSEEHVWQMVLPRKALGYDFLMNGMLALASLHIATSLSPPAALSYIDTALEYYNMAIAPFRQALDNITPVNCEPVLAHSVITTALGIALPQMTADHEQGSSMTENIIFVFELLQGAGNIFKITRSWLREGTIFASKSDFWARPAADRLDDDKELALKRLACLNDDTLDTANPEKHRINQDAISLLHRCFRRFTLSSTIDAVLAWLAMVDKDFVVAVQRREPLPVLILMHWGVLLHELDGRRWWARNSVF, from the exons ATGCACAAGTTCTCCACAGAGACATACAAAAGTCTTTCCATCGAGGATTCAGAAGAACATGTGTGGCAGATGGTCCTGCCGCGGAAAGCTCTAGGATATGATTTTCTCATGAATGGCATGCTAGCCCTGGCTTCCTTGCATATCGCAACCAGCTTGTCCCCCCCAGCAGCATTGTCTTACATTGATACCGCGCTCGAGTACTACAACATGGCAATTGCACCGTTTCGACAGGCCCTAGATAACATAACGCCTGTGAATTGCGAGCCTGTACTCGCCCATTCAGTGATAACCACCGCTTTGGGAATCGCTCTCCCGCAGATGACCGCAGACCACGAACAAGGGAGCAGTATGACGGAAAACATTATTTTCGTCTTTGAACTACTCCAGGGAGCTGGGAATATATTCAAAATCACTAGATCATGGCTTCGTGAAGGAACAATCTTTGCATCCAAATCTGACTTTTGGGCCCGACCGGCAGCAGATCGTCTCGACGACGATAAGGAATTGGCTCTTAAGCGCCTCGCTTGTCTGAATGACGATACGCTGGATACAGCGAATCCGGAAAAGCACCGTATTAACCAGGACGCTATCAGCTTGCTGCATCGCTGCTTTCGCCGTTTCACCCTGAGCTCCACCATCGACGCGGTCCTGGCCTGGTTGGCCATGGTTGATAAAGATTTTGTCGTTGCGGTGCAGCGTCGAGAACCGCTGCCTGTGTTGATTTTAATGCATTGGGGCGTGCTCTTGCATGAACTTGACGGCCGACGATGGTGGGCGAGGAATTCAG TTTTTTAA
- a CDS encoding uncharacterized protein (EggNog:ENOG410PQGI~COG:K), with protein MPPRRPHKKSRNGCDQCKKRRVKCDENGPPCLQCARRELPCDYSRAVKRSAPNPATSLARPIEGPCYEPSLPSNSLSPVSASPFARKTALRDLELMHKFSTETYKSLSIEDSEEHVWQMVLPRKALGYDFLMNGMLALASLHIATSLSPPAALSYIDTALEYYNMAIAPFRQALDNITPVNCEPVLAHSVITTALGIALPQMTADHEQGSSMTENIIFVFELLQGAGNIFKITRSWLREGTIFASKSDFWARPAADRLDDDKELALKRLACLNDDTLDTANPEKHRINQDAISLLHRCFRRFTLSSTIDAVLAWLAMVDKDFVVAVQRREPLPVLILMHWGVLLHELDGRRWWARNSGKALIFELSTAIEPQGVQWEEALHWPQRSIGS; from the exons ATGCCGCCCCGACGACCGCATAAGAAATCCCGGAATGGGTGCGACCAATGTAAGAAACGAAGAGTAAAG TGTGATGAAAACGGACCACCTTGTTTACAGTGTGCCCGGAGGGAGCTGCCCTGCGACTATTCTCGTGCTGTCAAACGCAGCGCCCCGAACCCAGCAACCAGCCTCGCTAGACCTATCGAAGGGCCATGCTACGAACCCTCGCTTCCCTCAAACTCACTCTCGCCAGTTAGCGCGAGCCCGTTTGCGCGGAAGACCGCATTACGGGATCTAGAACTGATGCACAAGTTCTCCACAGAGACATACAAAAGTCTTTCCATCGAGGATTCAGAAGAACATGTGTGGCAGATGGTCCTGCCGCGGAAAGCTCTAGGATATGATTTTCTCATGAATGGCATGCTAGCCCTGGCTTCCTTGCATATCGCAACCAGCTTGTCCCCCCCAGCAGCATTGTCTTACATTGATACCGCGCTCGAGTACTACAACATGGCAATTGCACCGTTTCGACAGGCCCTAGATAACATAACGCCTGTGAATTGCGAGCCTGTACTCGCCCATTCAGTGATAACCACCGCTTTGGGAATCGCTCTCCCGCAGATGACCGCAGACCACGAACAAGGGAGCAGTATGACGGAAAACATTATTTTCGTCTTTGAACTACTCCAGGGAGCTGGGAATATATTCAAAATCACTAGATCATGGCTTCGTGAAGGAACAATCTTTGCATCCAAATCTGACTTTTGGGCCCGACCGGCAGCAGATCGTCTCGACGACGATAAGGAATTGGCTCTTAAGCGCCTCGCTTGTCTGAATGACGATACGCTGGATACAGCGAATCCGGAAAAGCACCGTATTAACCAGGACGCTATCAGCTTGCTGCATCGCTGCTTTCGCCGTTTCACCCTGAGCTCCACCATCGACGCGGTCCTGGCCTGGTTGGCCATGGTTGATAAAGATTTTGTCGTTGCGGTGCAGCGTCGAGAACCGCTGCCTGTGTTGATTTTAATGCATTGGGGCGTGCTCTTGCATGAACTTGACGGCCGACGATGGTGGGCGAGGAATTCAGGTAAGGCGCTGATTTTTGAGCTGTCGACGGCCATTGAGCCCCAGGGCGTCCAGTGGGAGGAAGCACTTCACTGGCCACAGCGCTCGATTGGTTCATAG
- a CDS encoding uncharacterized protein (EggNog:ENOG410PQGI~COG:K): MHKFSTETYKSLSIEDSEEHVWQMVLPRKALGYDFLMNGMLALASLHIATSLSPPAALSYIDTALEYYNMAIAPFRQALDNITPVNCEPVLAHSVITTALGIALPQMTADHEQGSSMTENIIFVFELLQGAGNIFKITRSWLREGTIFASKSDFWARPAADRLDDDKELALKRLACLNDDTLDTANPEKHRINQDAISLLHRCFRRFTLSSTIDAVLAWLAMVDKDFVVAVQRREPLPVLILMHWGVLLHELDGRRWWARNSGKALIFELSTAIEPQGVQWEEALHWPQRSIGS, from the coding sequence ATGCACAAGTTCTCCACAGAGACATACAAAAGTCTTTCCATCGAGGATTCAGAAGAACATGTGTGGCAGATGGTCCTGCCGCGGAAAGCTCTAGGATATGATTTTCTCATGAATGGCATGCTAGCCCTGGCTTCCTTGCATATCGCAACCAGCTTGTCCCCCCCAGCAGCATTGTCTTACATTGATACCGCGCTCGAGTACTACAACATGGCAATTGCACCGTTTCGACAGGCCCTAGATAACATAACGCCTGTGAATTGCGAGCCTGTACTCGCCCATTCAGTGATAACCACCGCTTTGGGAATCGCTCTCCCGCAGATGACCGCAGACCACGAACAAGGGAGCAGTATGACGGAAAACATTATTTTCGTCTTTGAACTACTCCAGGGAGCTGGGAATATATTCAAAATCACTAGATCATGGCTTCGTGAAGGAACAATCTTTGCATCCAAATCTGACTTTTGGGCCCGACCGGCAGCAGATCGTCTCGACGACGATAAGGAATTGGCTCTTAAGCGCCTCGCTTGTCTGAATGACGATACGCTGGATACAGCGAATCCGGAAAAGCACCGTATTAACCAGGACGCTATCAGCTTGCTGCATCGCTGCTTTCGCCGTTTCACCCTGAGCTCCACCATCGACGCGGTCCTGGCCTGGTTGGCCATGGTTGATAAAGATTTTGTCGTTGCGGTGCAGCGTCGAGAACCGCTGCCTGTGTTGATTTTAATGCATTGGGGCGTGCTCTTGCATGAACTTGACGGCCGACGATGGTGGGCGAGGAATTCAGGTAAGGCGCTGATTTTTGAGCTGTCGACGGCCATTGAGCCCCAGGGCGTCCAGTGGGAGGAAGCACTTCACTGGCCACAGCGCTCGATTGGTTCATAG